The proteins below come from a single Diadema setosum chromosome 21, eeDiaSeto1, whole genome shotgun sequence genomic window:
- the LOC140244940 gene encoding hepatic sodium/bile acid cotransporter-like, which produces MAIKKTYVLVLLFLTLCQVEGQEVSPRFNFSYTADFLGLFEGENVPLIVSINAIDSGITSGTLRLKSLDQSIFTVNNLTTIDVASLGQIPANFTTVIEGLFVGISDLEIYFTEGEAEDGDLIESYVVKVKHVDSILNPLFSYMVLAWLIISYIMMGSKMEFKGIWKIIKKPWVLLLAMACQFFLMPALAFALAKAFRLDNTTSLGLIMVGTCPGGWLSNIFSLLLDCDFVLSLTMTFFSTIFAMGMMPFNLWLYARPLTTGAEDLQTPFLDLFLQILYLVIPIGISMVIARYSSKFRKYCEKLLKPVATICILVAVGLGVPAQLHIYKSASGEEYAVSILLPFMGCIAGLIIAKICCLEKRKAITVSLETGAQNSLLAATMLELFYPAPESDLIGKVPYIMALFSLVEGIIVTIIYLLAKYVFCKARFASDDSDEDENEKEKEMNANDYELQDKRCDTPVKTPPVEIEKSAIDHCLTMSALSSIGIQVDMTETDGTEGGADNRGFTE; this is translated from the coding sequence ATGGCGATCAAGAAGACATACGTTCTTGTGCTTCTTTTCCTGACATTATGCCAAGTGGAGGGGCAGGAGGTGTCGCCGCGCTTTAATTTCTCGTACACCGCAGATTTCCTGGGGTTGTTCGAAGGTGAGAATGTTCCCCTTATAGTGTCAATTAATGCGATTGACTCCGGCATCACATCAGGGACGCTACGACTCAAGAGCCTGGATCAGTCGATCTTCACAGTGAACAATCTCACAACCATCGACGTTGCGTCTCTAGGCCAAATCCCAGCGAATTTCACCACGGTCATCGAAGGCTTGTTCGTAGGCATTTCGGATCTGGAGATCTACTTCACCGAGGGGGAGGCCGAGGACGGGGACCTGATCGAGTCGTATGTCGTCAAAGTCAAGCATGTCGATTCCATCTTAAATCCCCTGTTTTCCTACATGGTGTTGGCGTGGTTGATCATCTCGTACATCATGATGGGAAGCAAGATGGAGTTCAAAGGCATCTGGAAGATTATCAAGAAACCTTGGGTTCTGTTGCTTGCAATGGCCTGCCAGTTCTTCTTGATGCCCGCCCTTGCGTTTGCTTTGGCAAAGGCGTTCAGACTTGATAACACCACGTCCCTAGGGCTGATCATGGTCGGCACGTGTCCTGGAGGTTGGCTCAGCAACATCTTCAGCCTCCTTCTCGACTGCGATTTCGTCCTCAGCCTAACGATGACCTTCTTCTCCACGATTTTCGCCATGGGAATGATGCCGTTCAACCTCTGGCTATATGCTCGTCCCCTCACCACTGGTGCCGAAGATCTTCAGACGCCCTTCTTGGACCTCTTCCTGCAGATCCTGTACCTCGTCATCCCTATCGGCATAAGTATGGTCATCGCTCGTTATTCGAGCAAGTTCCGGAAGTACTGCGAGAAGCTGTTGAAACCAGTAGCCACCATTTGTATCCTGGTAGCAGTGGGGCTTGGGGTTCCCGCCCAGCTCCATATTTACAAGAGCGCCAGTGGAGAGGAGTACGCTGTCTCTATCCTCCTTCCGTTCATGGGCTGCATCGCTGGACTCATAATAGCCAAAATCTGCTGCCTCGAGAAGCGGAAAGCCATTACCGTTTCCTTGGAAACCGGTGCTCAGAACAGCCTCCTCGCCGCCACCATGCTGGAGCTGTTCTACCCAGCTCCGGAGTCTGATCTCATCGGGAAAGTCCCTTACATTATGGCGCTCTTCAGTTTGGTTGAGGGAATCATTGTCACCATCATATACCTGCTCGCCAAGTATGTCTTCTGCAAGGCTCGGTTTGCCTCCGATGATTCTGACGAAGACGAGAACgaaaaggagaaggagatgAATGCAAACGACTACGAACTTCAGGATAAACGATGTGATACTCCTGTGAAGACGCCACCGGTCGAGATAGAGAAATCTGCGATTGACCACTGCCTTACAATGTCAGCTTTGTCCAGCATTGGTATACAAGTGGACATGACAGAAACTGATGGCACAGAAGGAGGTGCGGACAACCGTGGTTTTACTGAGTGA